The Oryza sativa Japonica Group chromosome 11, ASM3414082v1 DNA window TTCGACCGTTTAGGGTTTAGTCGCTCAATCTACGTCATGGCGGCTATGATGGTAGCTGTGTGGGcggtgtcggcgtcggcggtggcgtgtgtgggcggctgcggcggagctGCATGCGTGGCGATGGCTGCGGCGTTGGTGTCggcatcggcgtcggcggcggcagtagTAGCGGCGGCACTATCTTAATTTTGACGACGGCGGAGTTGGCGGCTGCGGCGCAACAGTGGTGGCGGCACCGTGTGGAGCGGCGAGTGCGGTGTTGACGATCATTATTGATTAGTTTTGATCattaatattatcaaaatagaggagaactagtgatgcttgcaatgcataaatatgtcagaataataatattccactactATTAGGTCTAGCATcattttgcagagaatgacaataaagtggaggagaatcgacatcaacatagaagataaatcaatcggacgctGTCGAGAAttagacttatgcatgaatgggccaagaactcagaattgacacgtcAAACTGGGCCAAAATGCACAAGTCTACATAAAGGAGCaacagaggaggccgccagccgaaagGTGGGCTGGTAGGGCtggcccctggttcggccgaaccaccgaACCTCCCCTCGTctccgttggatccaggttttggctaGACAGTTGAGATGaagccccaatgacggttggagggtattaccgaccattccaaccgtcacaactgTCATAGTTCAGCTAttaaaggagctcctcttctcacttcgCACACACACCttaagcaagagctctctcatttctctcaagtttagatTGGTAGTATCTAGCTgctggaataggaatagagtagaaatcaggagtccggaagccttcggaagtgTTCGGGTATGGCTCCAGTAGCTTtcatttcctcttttgtaagctttgtacttttattagaatactcttacatatacatttatggtattgaaatacttttcgagtatatgagtacctactttacattatgttcatgttacactgaatatacggctagcttatatgtgagatgctttggtgcgggtataatgtttgcttatgcaattactctatgtcatgacgatgatattagagtagtatctggtagtttagacgtggtgtctagattacaggatatcattatttggggttatatgctgcggatgagaggtgggccgctgatggtgacagctcagtacaggtattcctccgcgcctgcatataatcctaagttaattccctggggagggtattccttcgtatttagccccggttgtatggtcatgatgggCTGTTGTAAGGAACTCGGtaatcaggggtggcttctcgaagtatcaggagggcatcggatagagggtatcagttagtatatcagttaactagaatgtatgtatactatgtatgttagaagtataggaatagattatctttctcttttcttcctacTTAGctcagataatatattatgagaatgagtagttaatgcttgtgtgtcactctacccttggattattttaacccctgcttagaatatgattatcacaagtaatatataaactattagtcaagttctctctttatgatcttcccatgggataaaataaatacgatacccttggaataccctcgggtgaaatgctacaatggtatatccatgtgcttgcggataaactctgtaaccataatataccaggagtatttctgcgccattgctgggaattatatttctagtattgtcgttaagaaataccaacaagcatttctggcgccgttgccggggaagattcataatagagattacctgaactaatactttatatttatctgtataatcatttttctttgcaggctaaccttggttgttttcacttttgttgtgaaaacagtgtagtgcatgactggtttcaacttgccgaaaaacttcaaagaaaatcaaGAGGCTTTCTTCCGGAGCGTTAGACCGCGAGTCGCTACTCCGTagaaaactctaccgacagAGAAACCAGCCATACCAGCGCCACCGATCTTCAAGACTATGGCTAACAAGACTCTCcgcgagttcgctgctccctctgctgataatgtggccattgggccgcagatcaacatgggagacgtggacttcgacttgaagtccagcctcatcacgatggcgcaggctattctgtggcaagcctaatgaggatgccaatgctcatctgcaacagttcctggagatctgtagcacgtacaccatcaagggcgtCAGTCTAGACGTCGTCAGGCTACGGTTGTTTCCATTCTCCCTTCTCGGGAAagcgaagcagtggttctatgccaaccATGCTGCTGTCAATACTTGGGACAAATGCTCTATGACATTCCTCtcgaaattcttcccgatgggcaaaaccaatgtCCTTCGTGGAAGGATTTCAAGTTTCCAGCAGACGAGGGACGAGTCTATTCCGGAAGCATGGGAACGACTGCAGGAGTACGTGGCCACCTGTCCttatcatgggatggacgactggctgatcctgCAGAACTTTTACAATGGACTCTCCCCAATGTCCCGCGATCACCTGGACGCGGCACCTGGAGGAGCTTTCTTCTCTAAAACGGTTCAAGGAGCCGTTGAtctaatagagaagatggtctccaacatgggttggagcgaggaacgactccagacccaTCAGCGAGGCATGCAAGGcacaaggcaccgtcaaggccttggactcacacGTTACGTGTGAGGTCTGCGGCGGCACGGGTCATTATGGGAATGACTGCCCggaaacccgtgaggaggcgatgtacatgggcaacaacatcgggtaccgtccacaaggaggtcaggggtggaaccaaccacgcccatattatcaaggaggtaacaacaacggtaacttttctaaccagccctccttgaaggatTTAGTTTTTGCAcaagctaaaaccactgatGCGCTAAGCAAAAAGCTTGCTGCCAATGATAAGATCCTAGAGAACATTAACGTCAAGTTAGATGGCCTTGCTTCTGCTTTTCAAAACCAGCTGAgttttaataaaatgatagaaacccagctagctcagttggcatccttagtccctgcaaatgaaaTAGGGAGGATTCCAGGGCAACCCGACTCCTCCGTTGAAAATGTTAAGGCGATCacgacgaggggaggtaagtccactcgtgatccgccatatcctaaccctgcaggaactaATGGGATAACCAAAGAAGCGCCATCTAGTGACTCGGCTGACAAAGAGGTTCAGCCAGAGAAGACCGTGCCGCAGGAGTACTGCGACACACGATTGCTACCGTTTCCTCAACAGAGTAGGAAATCGTCAGTGGACGAGCAATTtgctcgttttgttgaagtaatccagaagatccacatcaacgtgtcgttgttggacgctatgcaagtgccaacatacgcccgttatctcaaggacatactcaacaacaagaggCCGCTCCCAACAACAGATCTGGTCAAGCTGATGGAGCAATGCAGCAACATGATACTCTACAAgctcccggagaagaagaaaaatttggggtgtcctacgatcacctgctcgatcggggcaaAACCGTTCGACCAGGCCTTGTGCGACGTTGGAGCCAGTGTCAGTGTCATGCCGAAAGATATCttcgacaagctcaacttcacggtgttggcaccaacaccaaTGCGCCTTCAACTGGCTGATTCGTTAGTCCGTTACCCGGCAGGGATAGCGGGGGATGTGCCAATCAAGATACGGGACTTCTTCATCCCGGTTGACTTCGTGGTGCTGGATATGGACACAGGAAAGGAGACGCCGCTCATCCTGGGGCgtccgttccttagcaccgcaggagccaacattgacgtgggaacatggAGTATCCATTTCCACATCAACGGGAAGGAAGAGAAGTTTGAGTTCCAACCgaggacggaacaatgctccatggtcaggATAAAGTATGGGCCGAATCCACAGAATATTCaagtggtcgaagtggagccacccaagacggacaacctggtgaagttcatgcagaatttcctggagaaggaaacaacgatGCCTAGGAACTGTTATTGGAGGACGCCGGTAAAACCAACCGTACCGGCCAAGAAGTTAGAGCAGTCGGCTCAGAAGAAGCCGCCGTCCGCACCAAAGCCAAGGAAGGTGTGGAGGGAAAAGccaaagacgcccgctccatcacctccggagacgggTGAAAAATCCACGAACTGAATCAAAAGGAGGTACGGTCCTGCACGTCGGACTTTAAATGACACGACCTTCGCtaacaggtaaattggtatgtaccTGCATTTTTGCTtttcaacaatttgaaattttgcaTCATCgcatgtttgaatttcaaagttgcatttaggatttttgaatCTTGAGGAAAtttttcaaatgaatttttcagagcaaaacaaaataaattttcCAACGAAAATTTGCTGTGCCACGACCACACTGACCGTTGGAATCCAATGGTCTaaagtggggccggttgggcccaccaggggttcggccgaaccggccaGGCAACGGTTACCTGCCACTTTTGGTAGGGTAACGgttagtgggacccacatgtcatttttGACCATTGTGGGTACCTTATAAAAGCCAGCTGACCGAGAGAGGGAattccaccccatttcaacacattttcattccctctccgAAGTTTGCTCTCAAATTCATTCAAGCCTTGATAGTTTCCCACAAATTCAAATACTTAGTTGCTGGTGAAACTAATCGTCGGGTGAAATTCTTGTCATTCCTAACCCTCGCCGAGTTAGTCTGTTCTTTctccattgtgcagaatgaggaggcgattgtctcgtctgttcaaggggtccggctctttatcaagtcatcatgacgagtctagtactcattcatcagctgatgtctcgatggaagacACCGAAGCTCCGCGACGACTATTGAACGACACCGACCTCAACCTTGTCAGTGATCAAgagagacaagcctactacatgctgagtgaccgggagtatgctcacacacgagaatactcaccggagctgctgaaaaagataggtatggatgttaAATTTCAttctatttggaaagctgttggttggcagagatttgctaTGGTAAATGAGCCTagttctcgtttgcttactttgcaatttctgtgcactttgaaagaaatagaagatggaatttcctttcgCATTTTCCATAAGGAGTACacacttacatggaaaggcttaagtttttgggttttcacgattcctgtaaaatcgatctccagaaaggaatttctgggttcgagaaaaataggtttcgGGAAGACATTTCTGGTGTTTCAATTTGCAGGAAACCTAggacgaatgatatc harbors:
- the LOC136354162 gene encoding uncharacterized protein, which gives rise to MYMGNNIGYRPQGGQGWNQPRPYYQGGNNNGNFSNQPSLKDLVFAQAKTTDALSKKLAANDKILENINVKLDGLASAFQNQLSFNKMIETQLAQLASLVPANEIGRIPGQPDSSVENVKAITTRGGKSTRDPPYPNPAGTNGITKEAPSSDSADKEVQPEKTVPQEYCDTRLLPFPQQSRKSSVDEQFARFVEVIQKIHINVSLLDAMQVPTYARYLKDILNNKRPLPTTDLVKLMEQCSNMILYKLPEKKKNLGCPTITCSIGAKPFDQALCDVGASVSVMPKDIFDKLNFTVLAPTPMRLQLADSLVRYPAGIAGDVPIKIRDFFIPVDFVVLDMDTGKETPLILGRPFLSTAGANIDVGTWSIHFHINGKEEKFEFQPRTEQCSMVRIKYGPNPQNIQVVEVEPPKTDNLVKFMQNFLEKETTMPRNCYWRTPVKPTVPAKKLEQSAQKKPPSAPKPRKVWREKPKTPAPSPPETGEKSTN